The Nitrospirota bacterium genome has a window encoding:
- a CDS encoding CbbQ/NirQ/NorQ/GpvN family protein, producing MSQQGREVDVGQYRIEREPFYAEVRGEIGLFTIAANSKMPVMLKGPTGCGKTRFVQHMAYKLGRPLITVACHEDLTASDLVGRYLLKGQETVWVDGPLTLGVKHGAIVYLDEIVEARKDTTVIIHPLSDDRRLLPIEKKGQILEAADDFLLVISYNPGYQSVLKDLKQSTKQRFMAIEFDYPAPDVETTVVEREAGISRDLAASLVKLGGKVRNLKNHGLEEGVSTRLLIYAGTLIRQGVATDRACDVAIARPITDDPDMQRSILELVKAIF from the coding sequence ATGAGTCAGCAGGGACGCGAAGTCGACGTGGGGCAATATCGAATCGAGCGGGAGCCGTTCTACGCGGAGGTCCGTGGCGAGATCGGACTGTTCACGATTGCGGCGAACAGCAAGATGCCGGTCATGCTCAAGGGGCCGACCGGCTGCGGCAAGACCCGATTCGTTCAGCATATGGCCTACAAGCTCGGTCGTCCCTTGATTACGGTAGCCTGTCACGAAGATCTCACCGCTTCCGATCTCGTGGGGAGATATTTGCTGAAGGGCCAAGAGACGGTGTGGGTCGATGGGCCGCTCACGCTCGGCGTGAAACATGGCGCGATCGTCTATTTGGACGAAATCGTCGAGGCGCGGAAGGATACGACGGTCATTATCCACCCGCTGAGCGACGATCGCCGCCTGTTGCCGATCGAGAAGAAAGGCCAGATTCTTGAAGCAGCAGACGACTTCCTGCTCGTCATTTCTTACAACCCCGGTTATCAGAGCGTGCTCAAGGATTTGAAGCAAAGCACGAAGCAGCGCTTTATGGCGATCGAGTTCGACTATCCGGCGCCCGACGTCGAAACCACGGTCGTCGAACGGGAAGCAGGGATCAGCCGTGATCTTGCTGCCAGTCTGGTAAAGCTCGGCGGCAAGGTACGAAACCTCAAGAATCATGGCTTGGAAGAAGGGGTTAGCACCAGATTGCTGATCTATGCCGGGACATTGATACGGCAAGGTGTGGCGACCGATCGAGCCTGCGATGTGGCGATTGCTCGTCCGATTACCGATGATCCCGATATGCAGCGCAGTATCTTGGAATTGGTGAAGGCCATTTTCTAA